From one Sphingomonas sp. BT-65 genomic stretch:
- a CDS encoding TonB-dependent receptor — protein sequence MALVMPVAAVAQVQTYSFNIPAQDLASALRQFAQVSRQQVSFSGEVVRGIRSVPLQGAHSVDGGLAILLRGTGLTVRRTGRVLVIHKAKPVLSSVSAQPSFVRAQDSAAAPQEQASDADAGDTEIVISGSRIDRPGFESPTPLTRVSSQELGIASRANVGAALADLPQFKAGQSPQTSGTNAQAGRMPVDLRGLGAARTLVLLDGRRFASDNDLSTIPSVLVKNVDIVTGGASAAWGSGAVAGVVNILLDHDLQGLKLGVEAGISTYGDAGQRRLEAAFGTEFAGGRGHFMVGGEYLENDGLMTKTARENTGRWVLITQNGVSTLTPNVGYANALIGGIILSGVNAGKGFNPDGTLRNPSLGTTVGANMIGGESPSDDDYSPLATPQKRVAGLINASYEIFDNAKLTVEGRYSRYWGNYTWFGDHNRGGITIQRDNAFLRPEIQAQMLAAGQTSFTMGRFNSDLSYTTIDLEREAYQGTIALDGSFGGGKWRYGLYYSHGEYQNNIDTPGFRLTTEFANAVDSVIGPGGTPVCRIALANPSTNCVPLNLFGYGAPSAAAIDYVTGTPSSRSTTKLDTFGVSLRGEPFDLWAGPVSIAVGVEGRWESVRSVSGELDRARAFTTFQFGELAGKDSVKEAFGEVVIPLLKDVPFFHKLELNGAVRYSDYRNSGGIWSWKLGATNEFVPGVIGRVTRSRDIRAPSLSELYSTQTISYVNIVDVNPVTNVSSTVNVLIHGGGNPDLLPEEADTWTAGVTTSPLHGLTASIDYFDITINGVIASVGAQDLVNRCRGGNQELCARVFRDAGGNLLRVQSNSVNLQRYNTNGVDGEIAYTTSLNGDPSRRLNFRVVGTWVNSLSIDDGLAKIEYVKNTSYAFVTGMPDWRINGSVGYADNGFNAVVRARYIAPGFYNRNQNITNNRVPAYTYVDLQLSKTLKADGHEFDIYANVSNLFDKDPPIASLFSPFYDTVGRFVTVGARIRL from the coding sequence ATGGCGCTGGTCATGCCGGTAGCGGCGGTCGCGCAGGTGCAGACCTACAGCTTCAATATCCCGGCGCAGGATCTGGCGTCCGCGCTGCGGCAGTTCGCGCAGGTTTCGCGCCAGCAGGTCTCGTTCAGCGGCGAGGTCGTCCGCGGGATACGCAGCGTGCCGCTGCAGGGTGCGCATAGCGTCGATGGCGGCTTGGCGATCCTGTTGCGTGGAACCGGTCTCACGGTTCGCCGCACCGGCCGCGTGCTGGTGATCCACAAGGCGAAGCCGGTTCTGTCGTCGGTGTCGGCCCAGCCTTCGTTCGTGCGCGCTCAGGACAGCGCTGCTGCACCGCAGGAGCAGGCAAGCGATGCCGATGCGGGCGATACCGAGATCGTCATCTCCGGCTCGCGCATCGACCGGCCTGGGTTCGAATCGCCGACGCCGCTCACCCGCGTCAGCTCCCAGGAGCTCGGCATCGCCAGCCGCGCGAATGTCGGTGCGGCGCTGGCCGACCTGCCGCAGTTCAAGGCCGGTCAGTCGCCCCAGACCTCGGGCACCAACGCGCAGGCAGGCCGCATGCCGGTCGATCTGCGCGGCCTCGGCGCGGCGCGCACGCTGGTGCTGCTCGACGGGCGCCGCTTCGCCAGCGACAACGACCTGAGCACGATCCCGTCGGTGCTGGTCAAGAATGTCGACATCGTCACGGGCGGCGCGTCGGCGGCATGGGGTTCCGGCGCGGTCGCGGGCGTGGTCAACATCCTGCTCGACCATGATCTCCAAGGCCTGAAGCTGGGCGTCGAGGCAGGTATCTCCACTTATGGTGACGCCGGCCAGCGCCGGCTCGAAGCCGCGTTCGGCACGGAATTCGCGGGTGGCCGCGGCCACTTCATGGTCGGCGGCGAATATCTCGAGAATGACGGCCTGATGACCAAGACGGCGCGTGAAAACACCGGCCGCTGGGTGCTGATCACGCAGAACGGCGTCTCCACGCTGACGCCCAATGTCGGGTACGCCAATGCCCTGATCGGCGGCATCATCCTGAGCGGGGTCAATGCAGGCAAGGGGTTCAATCCCGACGGCACGCTGCGCAACCCGTCGCTCGGCACGACGGTCGGCGCGAACATGATCGGCGGTGAATCGCCTTCGGACGACGACTACAGCCCGCTCGCCACGCCGCAAAAGCGGGTCGCGGGCCTGATCAATGCCTCCTACGAAATCTTCGACAATGCCAAGCTGACTGTCGAAGGCCGCTATTCGCGCTATTGGGGCAACTACACCTGGTTCGGCGATCACAATCGCGGCGGCATCACGATTCAGCGCGACAACGCGTTCCTGCGCCCGGAAATCCAGGCGCAGATGCTGGCGGCCGGCCAGACCAGCTTCACCATGGGACGGTTCAACTCCGACCTTTCGTACACGACGATCGATCTCGAACGCGAAGCCTATCAGGGAACGATCGCGCTCGATGGCAGCTTCGGCGGCGGCAAGTGGCGCTATGGTCTCTATTACAGCCATGGCGAGTATCAGAACAACATCGACACGCCCGGTTTCCGCCTGACGACCGAGTTCGCCAATGCGGTGGATTCGGTGATCGGGCCGGGCGGAACGCCGGTCTGCCGGATCGCGCTGGCCAACCCGTCGACCAACTGCGTGCCGCTCAACCTGTTCGGCTATGGCGCGCCCTCGGCTGCGGCGATCGACTATGTCACCGGCACGCCGTCGTCGCGCTCGACGACCAAGCTCGACACGTTCGGGGTCAGCCTGCGCGGCGAGCCATTCGATCTGTGGGCGGGCCCGGTCTCGATCGCGGTCGGCGTCGAAGGCCGCTGGGAATCGGTGCGGTCGGTGTCCGGCGAGCTCGACCGGGCGCGGGCGTTCACCACCTTCCAGTTCGGCGAGCTGGCCGGCAAGGATTCGGTCAAGGAAGCATTCGGCGAGGTGGTGATCCCGCTGCTCAAGGACGTGCCGTTCTTCCACAAGCTCGAACTCAACGGTGCGGTGCGCTATTCCGACTATCGCAACAGCGGCGGCATCTGGTCGTGGAAGCTGGGCGCGACGAACGAGTTCGTCCCCGGCGTGATCGGCCGCGTGACGCGCTCGCGCGACATCCGCGCGCCATCGTTGAGCGAACTCTACAGCACGCAGACGATCAGCTACGTCAACATCGTCGACGTGAACCCGGTCACCAATGTCAGCTCGACGGTCAATGTGCTGATCCACGGCGGCGGCAATCCCGACCTCCTGCCCGAGGAGGCCGACACCTGGACCGCGGGCGTCACCACCTCGCCGCTGCACGGGCTGACCGCGTCGATCGACTATTTCGACATCACGATCAACGGGGTGATCGCCTCGGTCGGCGCGCAGGATCTGGTCAATCGCTGCCGCGGCGGCAACCAGGAACTGTGCGCGCGCGTGTTCCGCGACGCGGGCGGCAATTTGCTGCGCGTGCAGTCGAACTCGGTGAACCTGCAGCGCTACAACACCAACGGCGTCGACGGTGAGATCGCCTATACGACCTCGCTGAACGGCGATCCGAGCCGCAGGCTCAACTTCCGCGTGGTCGGCACATGGGTGAACAGCCTGAGCATCGACGACGGCCTCGCCAAGATCGAATATGTCAAGAATACCAGCTATGCCTTCGTGACGGGCATGCCCGACTGGCGGATCAACGGCAGCGTCGGCTACGCCGACAACGGCTTCAACGCGGTGGTGCGCGCGCGCTACATCGCGCCGGGCTTCTACAACCGGAACCAGAACATCACGAACAACCGGGTGCCGGCCTATACCTACGTCGATCTGCAGCTGAGCAAGACACTCAAGGCCGATGGGCACGAGTTCGATATCTACGCCAATGTGTCGAACCTGTTCGACAAGGATCCGCCGATCGCCTCGCTGTTCTCGCCCTTCTACGATACCGTTGGACGGTTCGTGACGGTGGGCGCGCGCATCCGGCTGTAA
- a CDS encoding FecR domain-containing protein, with product MSPREPSPERFEAAAAWCLELAEGPLSHERQEAFDSWLAGSTDNLAAFERSSNLWRQVGEAAVSPELVDLRERALATFRRRNQWRWARRAVTGRTVALLAVVLLALGGTAWWWQSAPDIYRTGIGERRVVMLDDGSRASLDAATEVDVRMRGDRRELRLVSGRAKFDVAKDPLKPFSVRAGDKLVVATGTSFSVEMVNGKLRVILYEGRVVVLDLPAGARTAAEVLPALKSGGEDAALIPGSELVVGISGVSQAQLAKADPVRSLSWEGGQLVFEDEPLSLAVGRINRYSARRVELKGTAGRIRVNGVFNTGDVEAFATGVEETLPVRVIRDRDVVTIAPQ from the coding sequence TTGAGCCCGCGCGAACCTTCGCCCGAGCGGTTTGAAGCCGCCGCGGCCTGGTGCCTCGAATTGGCGGAGGGTCCGCTGTCACACGAGCGGCAGGAAGCGTTCGATTCGTGGCTGGCCGGGAGCACGGACAATCTCGCTGCGTTCGAGCGGTCGAGCAACCTGTGGCGGCAAGTGGGTGAGGCGGCTGTCTCACCCGAGCTGGTCGATCTGCGCGAGCGCGCGTTGGCGACGTTCCGGCGCCGCAACCAATGGCGCTGGGCGCGGCGCGCGGTGACCGGTCGTACGGTGGCCCTGCTCGCCGTGGTGCTGCTCGCTCTCGGCGGGACGGCATGGTGGTGGCAGAGCGCACCGGATATCTACCGTACCGGTATCGGCGAGCGCCGCGTGGTGATGCTCGATGACGGATCGCGCGCGTCGCTGGATGCCGCGACCGAAGTCGATGTGCGAATGCGCGGCGACCGGCGCGAGCTGCGCCTGGTATCCGGCCGGGCGAAATTCGATGTCGCCAAGGATCCGCTGAAGCCGTTCAGCGTACGGGCGGGCGACAAGCTGGTGGTGGCGACGGGCACGTCGTTCAGCGTGGAGATGGTCAACGGCAAGCTGCGGGTGATCCTCTACGAGGGCCGGGTGGTAGTGCTCGATCTACCGGCGGGAGCGCGGACAGCCGCCGAAGTGCTGCCCGCCCTAAAGAGCGGCGGCGAGGACGCAGCGCTGATTCCAGGCAGTGAACTGGTCGTGGGCATCTCGGGTGTGTCGCAAGCACAACTCGCCAAGGCCGATCCGGTGCGCTCGCTATCATGGGAGGGCGGCCAGCTGGTGTTCGAGGACGAGCCGTTGAGCCTCGCGGTCGGACGGATCAACCGCTATTCGGCGCGGCGCGTCGAACTCAAGGGTACGGCCGGTCGGATACGGGTGAACGGGGTGTTCAACACCGGCGATGTCGAGGCCTTTGCCACGGGTGTGGAGGAAACGCTGCCTGTTCGCGTGATACGGGACCGTGACGTCGTCACGATCGCGCCGCAATAA
- a CDS encoding RNA polymerase sigma factor: MSAAYGKDIVELSREFRPALMAFFLRRVHDHAEAEDLTQEVFSRLSAQPDMELRSGSAYLFQIAANLLRDRARRHQVRRNYRETLGQIDGEAVELIDPFRVTAARSSMAALRAALDELDPTTSAIFVLYRLEYMSKDVIAEGFGITVRTVEKHLTKAMARLTVRLGDAI, from the coding sequence GTGAGCGCTGCATATGGAAAGGATATTGTCGAACTCAGCCGGGAATTCCGTCCCGCGCTGATGGCATTCTTTCTCCGTCGCGTACACGATCACGCCGAGGCCGAGGACCTGACGCAGGAAGTATTCTCGCGCCTCTCCGCGCAACCGGACATGGAGCTGCGCTCGGGTAGCGCTTATCTGTTCCAGATCGCGGCAAACCTTCTGCGCGACCGGGCGCGGCGCCATCAGGTGCGGCGCAACTATCGCGAGACGCTGGGACAGATCGACGGCGAGGCGGTCGAGCTGATCGATCCGTTTCGCGTGACCGCAGCGCGCAGCTCGATGGCGGCACTGCGCGCGGCACTCGACGAACTCGATCCGACGACGTCTGCGATCTTCGTGCTGTATCGCCTCGAATATATGAGCAAGGACGTGATCGCTGAGGGCTTTGGCATTACCGTGCGCACGGTCGAGAAGCATCTGACCAAGGCGATGGCGCGGCTCACGGTGCGGCTGGGAGACGCGATTTGA
- a CDS encoding cytosine permease — MSSGAPGGEYANAPLPEHLTVAGWRVALIVASFNIALPGFLNGAQTGMALGFWPAALAAFLAGLILCGGACLTAWTSVRTRLTTYLLIQRSFGRWGAALVNIVVAIVHYCWFGVNVSFFAGAIVALVEQGYAIPGDFTAFVIAGSVLMIVSTIYGFRALDRLALVAVPLLGVILATVAILAVRRYGVELVPADKPPVPMSFGIALSAIVGGNMLTVAAMPDLSRYIRTARGAVSSMILSFPVATPLLLIAAALPALATGETDIMKLVTMLGFGLPVLLILILSIWTINAANLYSASLSMSATFPKVREWVFICIGGALGGSFSIMGIIDSFVPFLLFLGILIPPIAAIYVIDTFVTFRDRDAAETLEALTWVRWPAVLTWVGSIAIALLLERYGMTFTTVPMIDATVIATAAYLAVVGAGRGGARRSCPDGLEGRVRSLDDN; from the coding sequence ATGAGTTCAGGCGCACCGGGCGGAGAATATGCGAACGCGCCGCTTCCGGAGCATCTGACCGTCGCGGGATGGCGCGTCGCGCTGATCGTCGCGAGCTTCAACATCGCGCTGCCGGGATTCCTCAACGGGGCGCAGACGGGCATGGCGCTGGGCTTCTGGCCCGCGGCGCTGGCGGCGTTCCTTGCCGGGCTGATCCTGTGCGGCGGCGCGTGCCTGACGGCGTGGACGAGCGTACGCACGCGGCTCACCACCTATCTGCTGATCCAGCGCTCGTTCGGGCGCTGGGGCGCGGCCTTGGTCAACATCGTCGTCGCGATCGTCCATTATTGCTGGTTCGGGGTGAACGTCTCGTTCTTCGCCGGGGCGATCGTCGCCCTGGTAGAGCAGGGCTACGCGATCCCCGGCGACTTCACCGCGTTCGTGATCGCGGGCAGCGTGCTGATGATCGTCTCGACTATCTACGGTTTTCGCGCGCTCGACCGGCTGGCGCTGGTCGCGGTGCCGCTGCTTGGCGTGATCCTCGCCACCGTCGCTATCCTCGCCGTGCGGCGCTACGGCGTAGAACTGGTGCCCGCGGACAAGCCGCCGGTGCCGATGAGCTTCGGCATCGCGCTCTCGGCGATCGTGGGGGGCAACATGCTGACCGTCGCGGCGATGCCCGATCTGTCGCGCTATATCCGCACGGCGCGCGGCGCGGTCTCGTCGATGATCCTGTCCTTCCCGGTCGCCACGCCGCTGCTGCTGATCGCCGCTGCCTTGCCCGCGCTGGCGACGGGGGAGACCGACATCATGAAGCTGGTGACGATGCTGGGCTTCGGCCTGCCGGTGCTGCTTATCCTGATCCTGTCGATCTGGACGATCAACGCGGCCAATCTCTATTCGGCCAGCCTGTCGATGAGCGCGACCTTCCCCAAGGTCCGCGAATGGGTGTTCATCTGCATCGGCGGAGCGCTAGGGGGCAGTTTCTCGATCATGGGAATCATCGACTCCTTCGTGCCGTTCCTGCTGTTTCTCGGCATCCTGATCCCGCCGATTGCCGCGATCTATGTCATCGATACCTTCGTCACCTTTCGCGACCGAGATGCCGCCGAGACGCTGGAAGCGCTGACATGGGTACGCTGGCCGGCGGTGCTCACCTGGGTCGGTTCGATCGCGATCGCCTTGTTGTTGGAACGCTATGGCATGACGTTCACCACGGTACCGATGATCGATGCAACGGTCATCGCCACTGCAGCCTATTTGGCTGTCGTAGGAGCTGGGCGCGGCGGCGCTCGCCGATCCTGCCCGGATGGCTTGGAAGGGCGGGTGCGAAGCTTGGATGACAACTAG
- a CDS encoding DUF917 domain-containing protein yields MRIDRTALADLARGAAFLGSGGGGDPYYSLLLGEAELARGATFELVPLDSLNDDALVVPCGWIGAPTVSVEKLPSGREALAGLARLEKELGRKIDAVLPIEIGGGNGLAPLMSAARLGVPVVDADGMGRAFPESQMAIFNIHGLSACPSVLTAACGSLNVIETDDNLVHERVARALSVALGGIAHMVEYPLTGAQAKAHAIGGSVSAAIAAGAAIREAREQGEDPFEALYTALAASGLYPFAGGLFDGKIVDLERETRGGFSVGRVAIEGFGGVGRMELEFQNENLIARRDGEVLALVPDLITVMDLETADSITTERLKYGQRVKVVGAAAPAMLREARALAFVGPAAFGFGEAYKPIETLNGWDKG; encoded by the coding sequence ATGCGCATTGATCGTACGGCGCTGGCCGACCTCGCCCGCGGCGCCGCCTTCCTCGGATCAGGCGGCGGCGGCGACCCTTATTACAGCTTGCTGCTGGGCGAGGCAGAATTGGCGCGCGGCGCGACATTTGAGTTGGTGCCGCTCGACAGCCTGAACGACGACGCGCTGGTCGTGCCGTGCGGCTGGATCGGCGCGCCGACCGTGTCGGTCGAGAAATTGCCGAGCGGACGCGAGGCGCTGGCGGGCCTAGCACGGCTGGAAAAGGAGCTGGGGCGCAAGATCGATGCAGTGCTGCCGATCGAGATCGGCGGGGGCAATGGCCTTGCCCCGCTGATGAGCGCCGCGCGGCTGGGGGTGCCGGTGGTCGATGCCGACGGCATGGGCCGGGCGTTTCCGGAATCGCAGATGGCGATCTTCAACATCCACGGCCTGTCGGCCTGCCCCTCGGTGCTGACTGCGGCGTGCGGATCATTGAACGTGATCGAGACCGACGACAATCTCGTCCACGAGCGCGTCGCCCGCGCCCTTTCGGTCGCGCTGGGCGGGATCGCGCACATGGTCGAATATCCGCTGACCGGGGCGCAGGCCAAGGCACATGCCATCGGCGGGAGCGTGTCGGCGGCGATCGCGGCGGGCGCGGCGATCCGGGAAGCGCGGGAGCAGGGTGAGGATCCGTTCGAGGCGCTCTACACGGCGCTCGCGGCATCGGGCCTCTATCCGTTCGCGGGCGGGCTGTTCGACGGCAAGATCGTCGATCTCGAACGCGAGACACGGGGCGGCTTCTCGGTCGGGCGGGTCGCGATCGAGGGGTTCGGCGGAGTGGGGCGGATGGAGCTCGAGTTCCAGAACGAGAACCTCATCGCGCGCCGCGACGGTGAGGTGTTGGCACTGGTGCCCGATCTCATCACGGTGATGGACCTAGAGACGGCGGACTCGATCACGACCGAACGGCTGAAGTACGGCCAGCGCGTAAAGGTGGTCGGCGCGGCGGCGCCCGCCATGCTACGCGAGGCGCGCGCGCTGGCGTTCGTCGGACCGGCGGCCTTCGGGTTCGGCGAGGCCTATAAGCCAATCGAAACATTGAACGGGTGGGACAAGGGATGA
- a CDS encoding hydantoinase/oxoprolinase family protein: MRIGVDVGGTNTDAVLMDGSAILASTKQPTTADVSSGVAAAIAAVLAQGGIAATSVRSVMVGTTHFTNALIERKRLEPVGVLRLASPSGEALPPLTGWPADLADCVGGNVFLLPGGYEVDGREIAPFDAAKVRAAAEALKVRGIKAVAITSAFAPVNATMEEQAAEIVRAVHPEAAVTRSNAIGRIGFIERENAAILNAALSTLAASVVAAFERALKDLGIAAPLYISQNDGTLISASQAAAHPVLTIGSGPTNSMRGAAFLTGVQDGIVMDVGGTTTDIGALANGFPRESSVAVDIGGVRTNFRMPDILAIGLGGGTRVHLDPALYGARALPEEALRVGPDSVGYRIAEDAMLFGGDTLTASDVAGAAGKAAFGDAGKLPGLSAATVAAVWDRFQAMLEDGVDRMKTTRGDVTILAVGGGNFLIADTLKGAAKVVRPPHAAVANAVGAAIAQVGAQVEQIVAYDQTPRTAAIEQMRADVTARVAAAGGDPKTIQIVEVDEVFLSYLPGRAAQLRVRAVGDLAAEPRSEAASKRSAQHAH; encoded by the coding sequence GTGCGGATTGGTGTCGATGTGGGCGGGACGAACACCGACGCCGTGCTGATGGACGGGAGTGCGATCCTCGCCTCGACCAAGCAGCCGACCACCGCCGATGTCAGTTCGGGCGTGGCCGCGGCGATCGCCGCGGTGCTGGCGCAGGGTGGAATCGCCGCAACTTCGGTGCGATCGGTGATGGTCGGCACCACCCATTTCACCAACGCGCTGATCGAGCGCAAGCGGCTGGAGCCGGTGGGCGTGCTGCGCCTTGCCAGCCCCTCGGGCGAGGCGCTGCCGCCGCTGACCGGATGGCCCGCGGACCTGGCGGATTGCGTGGGCGGCAACGTGTTCCTGCTGCCCGGCGGATATGAGGTCGACGGGCGCGAGATCGCGCCGTTCGACGCAGCGAAGGTGCGCGCGGCGGCAGAAGCGCTGAAGGTCCGCGGGATCAAGGCGGTGGCGATCACCAGCGCCTTTGCTCCGGTCAATGCGACGATGGAGGAGCAGGCCGCGGAAATCGTCCGCGCGGTGCATCCCGAGGCGGCGGTGACGCGGTCCAACGCGATCGGGCGGATCGGCTTCATCGAGCGCGAGAATGCGGCGATCCTCAACGCGGCGCTGTCGACGCTGGCGGCGTCGGTTGTCGCCGCGTTCGAGCGGGCGCTCAAGGATCTCGGCATCGCGGCGCCGCTCTACATCTCGCAGAACGACGGGACGCTGATCTCGGCGAGCCAGGCGGCGGCGCATCCGGTGCTGACGATCGGGTCCGGGCCGACCAATTCGATGCGCGGCGCTGCGTTCCTGACGGGAGTGCAGGACGGCATCGTGATGGATGTCGGCGGTACCACCACCGATATCGGGGCGCTCGCCAACGGTTTTCCGCGCGAATCCTCGGTCGCGGTCGATATCGGCGGGGTGCGCACCAATTTCCGCATGCCCGACATCCTCGCGATCGGGCTGGGTGGCGGCACGCGGGTGCATCTCGATCCGGCGCTCTATGGCGCGCGGGCGCTGCCCGAGGAGGCGTTGCGCGTCGGGCCGGATTCGGTCGGCTACCGTATCGCCGAGGATGCGATGCTGTTCGGCGGCGATACGCTGACCGCAAGCGATGTCGCGGGGGCGGCAGGCAAGGCTGCGTTCGGCGATGCCGGCAAGCTGCCCGGCCTCAGCGCGGCGACAGTCGCCGCGGTGTGGGACCGGTTCCAGGCGATGCTGGAGGACGGCGTCGACCGGATGAAGACGACGCGCGGCGACGTCACCATTCTGGCGGTGGGCGGCGGCAATTTCCTGATCGCCGATACGCTGAAAGGGGCGGCGAAGGTGGTTCGCCCGCCGCACGCCGCCGTGGCCAATGCGGTGGGCGCGGCGATCGCGCAGGTGGGCGCGCAGGTCGAGCAGATCGTCGCCTACGACCAGACCCCGCGCACCGCCGCCATCGAACAGATGCGCGCCGACGTCACCGCGCGAGTCGCGGCGGCGGGCGGTGACCCGAAGACTATTCAGATCGTGGAGGTGGACGAAGTGTTTCTGAGCTACCTGCCCGGCCGCGCGGCGCAGCTGCGGGTGCGCGCCGTCGGCGACCTTGCCGCCGAACCGCGCAGCGAAGCCGCGAGCAAGCGATCGGCCCAGCATGCGCATTGA